A genomic region of Homalodisca vitripennis isolate AUS2020 chromosome 5, UT_GWSS_2.1, whole genome shotgun sequence contains the following coding sequences:
- the LOC124362510 gene encoding prolyl 4-hydroxylase subunit alpha-1-like isoform X1, producing MTFSKWFSLLATLSTVVVVDADLFTSVHEMENLAHYEQRLLEHLQSYLLDQQIKLDFITQKYDELSSRRVDNTPQNNLGNPITAFALVKRLVRDWPLVLNLLVENYVPPNHLTQLPREKELQSALRGLARLKDVYNLSATQLANGMIGDMHDQTIMTASDCYDMGKYSYERMQYYTSISWFNEAKKKIQNGDKTVQQEKVLAHMFLASSFAGCFVPNQTFNSNRLLQQLLSDFPNFTLNHELSRDYKEAWVKNCTWIREVKKKYFDEDNNKYDMIYKKMCRRDFNMTTSGLRCHYVHYGNPRLLIAPFKLEEIHLDPPLIVFHDVISDHEIEKIKSNFLKNWKHCNTSSSYTSTVTTYRTCESAKVTDKDPTSAQLSRRVRDMTDLSIDTSEENQVACYGLGGEFKLHYDLTNESLSDVNHRGNRLATLMFYLSDVQSGGYTVFPELHKAVTPRKGTALFWFNMDAQGKRLGKMIHGGCPVLQGTKLVLNKWIHEGNQDFEKLCPSDRNFPKQHFYLNKKR from the exons AT GACTTTTTCCAAATGGTTCTCTTTATTGGCAACCTTATCTACAGTGGTGGTGGTAGACGCAGACTTGTTCACCTCAGTCCACGAAATGGAAAATCTGGCACATTATGAGCAGAGGCTTTTGGAACATTTACAATCCTATTTACTCGATCAGCAAATAAAACTGGATTTTATAACTCA GAAGTATGATGAGCTGTCCAGTAGAAGAGTGGACAATACTCCTCAAAACAACCTTGGCAACCCCATCACAGCTTTTGCACTGGTCAAAAGACTTGTCAGAGACTGGCCACTTGTTCTGAACCTCTTGGTGGAAAATTATG ttCCACCCAATCACCTTACGCAGCTGCCCAGAGAAAAGGAGTTGCAGAGTGCCCTGCGGGGACTCGCCAGGCTGAAGGACGTTTACAACTTAAGTGCTACTCAACTAGCCAACGGCATGATAGGAGACATGCATGACCAAACTATTATGACag CATCTGACTGCTACGATATGGGCAAGTATTCATATGAACGGATGCAATATTATACCTCAATATCATGGTTCAacgaagcaaaaaaaaaaatacagaatggGGATAAAACAGTTCAACAGGAAAAAGTCTTAGCACATATGTTCTTGGCTTCATCATTTGCtg GATGTTTCGTGCCAAACCAGACTTTTAATAGTAACCGACTGCTGCAGCAGTTGTTGTCAGACTTTCCTAACTTCACACTCAATCACGAGCTCAGCCGGGACTACAAGGAGGCTTGGGTCAAGAACTGCACTTGGATCAGAGaggtgaaaaaaaaatatttc GATGAAGACAATAACAAGTATGATATGATCTATAAGAAGATGTGCCGCAGGGACTTTAACATGACAACGTCAGGATTAAGATGCCATTACGTCCACTACGGCAATCCTCGTCTTCTTATAGCACCCTTCAAGCTGGAAGAAATTCACTTGGACCCTCCTCTCATTGTCTTCCATGATGTTATCTCTGACCATGAAATAGAAAAGATAAAGAGCAACTTCCTTAAAAAT TGGAAGCATTGTAACACAAGTAGTAGCTACACCTCAACTGTCACTACTTACCGAACCTGCGAGTCGGCGAAGGTCACTGACAAGGACCCAACCTCCGCACAACTGTCCCGCAGAGTGCGCGACATGACAGATCTCTCCATAGACACCAGTGAGGAGAACCAAGTTGCCTGCTACGGTCTCGGCGGGGAGTTCAAGTTGCACTATGACTTAACTAAT GAATCTCTGTCTGATGTTAACCACAGAGGCAACAGACTAGCCACTCTCATGTTCTAC CTCAGCGATGTGCAGAGTGGAGGTTACACAGTGTTCCCAGAACTGCACAAGGCTGTTACTCCACGTAAGGGCACTGCCCTGTTCTGGTTCAACATGGATGCCCAAGGGAAACGCTTAGGCAAGATGATACATGGCGGATGTCCTGTGCTACAGGGTACAAAGTTGG ttttaaataaatggattCATGAGGGCAACCAAGACTTCGAGAAACTGTGTCCTTCAGATAGGAACTTTCCTAAACAAcacttctatttaaataaaaagagataA
- the LOC124362510 gene encoding prolyl 4-hydroxylase subunit alpha-2-like isoform X3, producing MTFSKWFSLLATLSTVVVVDADLFTSVHEMENLAHYEQRLLEHLQSYLLDQQIKLDFITQKYDELSSRRVDNTPQNNLGNPITAFALVKRLVRDWPLVLNLLVENYVPPNHLTQLPREKELQSALRGLARLKDVYNLSATQLANGMIGDMHDQTIMTASDCYDMGKYSYERMQYYTSISWFNEAKKKIQNGDKTVQQEKVLAHMFLASSFAGCFVPNQTFNSNRLLQQLLSDFPNFTLNHELSRDYKEAWVKNCTWIREVKKKYFDEDNNKYDMIYKKMCRRDFNMTTSGLRCHYVHYGNPRLLIAPFKLEEIHLDPPLIVFHDVISDHEIEKIKSNFLKNESLSDVNHRGNRLATLMFYLSDVQSGGYTVFPELHKAVTPRKGTALFWFNMDAQGKRLGKMIHGGCPVLQGTKLVLNKWIHEGNQDFEKLCPSDRNFPKQHFYLNKKR from the exons AT GACTTTTTCCAAATGGTTCTCTTTATTGGCAACCTTATCTACAGTGGTGGTGGTAGACGCAGACTTGTTCACCTCAGTCCACGAAATGGAAAATCTGGCACATTATGAGCAGAGGCTTTTGGAACATTTACAATCCTATTTACTCGATCAGCAAATAAAACTGGATTTTATAACTCA GAAGTATGATGAGCTGTCCAGTAGAAGAGTGGACAATACTCCTCAAAACAACCTTGGCAACCCCATCACAGCTTTTGCACTGGTCAAAAGACTTGTCAGAGACTGGCCACTTGTTCTGAACCTCTTGGTGGAAAATTATG ttCCACCCAATCACCTTACGCAGCTGCCCAGAGAAAAGGAGTTGCAGAGTGCCCTGCGGGGACTCGCCAGGCTGAAGGACGTTTACAACTTAAGTGCTACTCAACTAGCCAACGGCATGATAGGAGACATGCATGACCAAACTATTATGACag CATCTGACTGCTACGATATGGGCAAGTATTCATATGAACGGATGCAATATTATACCTCAATATCATGGTTCAacgaagcaaaaaaaaaaatacagaatggGGATAAAACAGTTCAACAGGAAAAAGTCTTAGCACATATGTTCTTGGCTTCATCATTTGCtg GATGTTTCGTGCCAAACCAGACTTTTAATAGTAACCGACTGCTGCAGCAGTTGTTGTCAGACTTTCCTAACTTCACACTCAATCACGAGCTCAGCCGGGACTACAAGGAGGCTTGGGTCAAGAACTGCACTTGGATCAGAGaggtgaaaaaaaaatatttc GATGAAGACAATAACAAGTATGATATGATCTATAAGAAGATGTGCCGCAGGGACTTTAACATGACAACGTCAGGATTAAGATGCCATTACGTCCACTACGGCAATCCTCGTCTTCTTATAGCACCCTTCAAGCTGGAAGAAATTCACTTGGACCCTCCTCTCATTGTCTTCCATGATGTTATCTCTGACCATGAAATAGAAAAGATAAAGAGCAACTTCCTTAAAAAT GAATCTCTGTCTGATGTTAACCACAGAGGCAACAGACTAGCCACTCTCATGTTCTAC CTCAGCGATGTGCAGAGTGGAGGTTACACAGTGTTCCCAGAACTGCACAAGGCTGTTACTCCACGTAAGGGCACTGCCCTGTTCTGGTTCAACATGGATGCCCAAGGGAAACGCTTAGGCAAGATGATACATGGCGGATGTCCTGTGCTACAGGGTACAAAGTTGG ttttaaataaatggattCATGAGGGCAACCAAGACTTCGAGAAACTGTGTCCTTCAGATAGGAACTTTCCTAAACAAcacttctatttaaataaaaagagataA
- the LOC124362510 gene encoding prolyl 4-hydroxylase subunit alpha-2-like isoform X2 yields the protein MTFSKWFSLLATLSTVVVVDADLFTSVHEMENLAHYEQRLLEHLQSYLLDQQIKLDFITQKYDELSSRRVDNTPQNNLGNPITAFALVKRLVRDWPLVLNLLVENYVPPNHLTQLPREKELQSALRGLARLKDVYNLSATQLANGMIGDMHDQTIMTASDCYDMGKYSYERMQYYTSISWFNEAKKKIQNGDKTVQQEKVLAHMFLASSFAGCFVPNQTFNSNRLLQQLLSDFPNFTLNHELSRDYKEAWVKNCTWIREDEDNNKYDMIYKKMCRRDFNMTTSGLRCHYVHYGNPRLLIAPFKLEEIHLDPPLIVFHDVISDHEIEKIKSNFLKNWKHCNTSSSYTSTVTTYRTCESAKVTDKDPTSAQLSRRVRDMTDLSIDTSEENQVACYGLGGEFKLHYDLTNESLSDVNHRGNRLATLMFYLSDVQSGGYTVFPELHKAVTPRKGTALFWFNMDAQGKRLGKMIHGGCPVLQGTKLVLNKWIHEGNQDFEKLCPSDRNFPKQHFYLNKKR from the exons AT GACTTTTTCCAAATGGTTCTCTTTATTGGCAACCTTATCTACAGTGGTGGTGGTAGACGCAGACTTGTTCACCTCAGTCCACGAAATGGAAAATCTGGCACATTATGAGCAGAGGCTTTTGGAACATTTACAATCCTATTTACTCGATCAGCAAATAAAACTGGATTTTATAACTCA GAAGTATGATGAGCTGTCCAGTAGAAGAGTGGACAATACTCCTCAAAACAACCTTGGCAACCCCATCACAGCTTTTGCACTGGTCAAAAGACTTGTCAGAGACTGGCCACTTGTTCTGAACCTCTTGGTGGAAAATTATG ttCCACCCAATCACCTTACGCAGCTGCCCAGAGAAAAGGAGTTGCAGAGTGCCCTGCGGGGACTCGCCAGGCTGAAGGACGTTTACAACTTAAGTGCTACTCAACTAGCCAACGGCATGATAGGAGACATGCATGACCAAACTATTATGACag CATCTGACTGCTACGATATGGGCAAGTATTCATATGAACGGATGCAATATTATACCTCAATATCATGGTTCAacgaagcaaaaaaaaaaatacagaatggGGATAAAACAGTTCAACAGGAAAAAGTCTTAGCACATATGTTCTTGGCTTCATCATTTGCtg GATGTTTCGTGCCAAACCAGACTTTTAATAGTAACCGACTGCTGCAGCAGTTGTTGTCAGACTTTCCTAACTTCACACTCAATCACGAGCTCAGCCGGGACTACAAGGAGGCTTGGGTCAAGAACTGCACTTGGATCAGAGag GATGAAGACAATAACAAGTATGATATGATCTATAAGAAGATGTGCCGCAGGGACTTTAACATGACAACGTCAGGATTAAGATGCCATTACGTCCACTACGGCAATCCTCGTCTTCTTATAGCACCCTTCAAGCTGGAAGAAATTCACTTGGACCCTCCTCTCATTGTCTTCCATGATGTTATCTCTGACCATGAAATAGAAAAGATAAAGAGCAACTTCCTTAAAAAT TGGAAGCATTGTAACACAAGTAGTAGCTACACCTCAACTGTCACTACTTACCGAACCTGCGAGTCGGCGAAGGTCACTGACAAGGACCCAACCTCCGCACAACTGTCCCGCAGAGTGCGCGACATGACAGATCTCTCCATAGACACCAGTGAGGAGAACCAAGTTGCCTGCTACGGTCTCGGCGGGGAGTTCAAGTTGCACTATGACTTAACTAAT GAATCTCTGTCTGATGTTAACCACAGAGGCAACAGACTAGCCACTCTCATGTTCTAC CTCAGCGATGTGCAGAGTGGAGGTTACACAGTGTTCCCAGAACTGCACAAGGCTGTTACTCCACGTAAGGGCACTGCCCTGTTCTGGTTCAACATGGATGCCCAAGGGAAACGCTTAGGCAAGATGATACATGGCGGATGTCCTGTGCTACAGGGTACAAAGTTGG ttttaaataaatggattCATGAGGGCAACCAAGACTTCGAGAAACTGTGTCCTTCAGATAGGAACTTTCCTAAACAAcacttctatttaaataaaaagagataA